A genomic segment from Anaerococcus urinomassiliensis encodes:
- a CDS encoding LURP-one-related/scramblase family protein produces MKKLYFKEKFFKITDHYPILDEDGREAYYLDQDFTFLGYESKVTDLNAKTILQISRQLLTFLPRYTVSMHDGTSMIVQKKFEFFKHRVDVSLDDDALYLEGDIFHLNFTVTNKNGQTVGAVNKKFFALTDNYELIVYDQDYIEELIGLVICLNNMIDLEQAASSGR; encoded by the coding sequence ATGAAAAAGTTATATTTTAAGGAAAAATTTTTCAAAATTACAGACCACTATCCCATCTTGGATGAAGACGGACGTGAAGCTTACTATCTAGACCAAGACTTTACATTTTTGGGTTATGAGTCTAAGGTTACCGACCTAAATGCAAAGACTATTTTACAAATTAGTAGGCAGCTTCTTACTTTCCTACCAAGGTATACTGTAAGTATGCACGATGGAACTAGTATGATTGTTCAGAAAAAATTCGAGTTTTTCAAACACCGTGTAGACGTAAGTCTAGATGATGATGCCCTTTACTTAGAAGGGGATATATTCCATTTGAATTTTACTGTTACAAACAAAAACGGACAAACTGTTGGAGCTGTTAACAAGAAGTTTTTTGCCCTAACTGACAATTACGAACTCATAGTTTATGACCAAGATTACATCGAAGAGCTAATAGGCCTTGTCATTTGCTTAAATAATATGATTGACTTAGAACAAGCT
- a CDS encoding DUF2207 domain-containing protein: MRKFKRILSSILLTIIILLPKSVLADGFKYINLDINIDKNGKASVTEEWQIDERDNDYSERYKRIENLKNIKIENFKASLNGEEFSEKNPWNVDENFDQKTFYYGRNNTDDAVELCWGISERGENNTYQISYDINPLIIGLNDSDMLFFKFVGSDFDPKPEKVDLKINSYEPISKDVKMWGFGFEGDIKNNNGSIIANSTGEVNNVNIMLKFPKGTFNTTYTEDKSFTDYANQAVEGSDWEDNEGVVQKDEFGPKEFFLILLVIGLPLVVIIAIIALIAKKSPTYIANLNELPKRKSLKDYRYGEIPYDGNLEDLYLIAVNALGGLVVDNFINAFFLKWINDGAISYFERDNGGILKNTIKKDKTGEIIIKHRPENMGQTEQKVFTVLENIGKESSEGKITEKSLKKYLKENNKDLDKLSKELAENSKKALEKAGYIETTRGKKHDKTILTEKGKDLYKKYIGFKNYLTNYDGIDPRDIDDTKILDTYMIYAGLFGISKKVYDNFNKVYTGYNFNNIYTYAYLNNIHSFSSYASGNGESFSAAGSGGPTSFGGGAGGFGGGGGGGR; encoded by the coding sequence ATGAGAAAGTTTAAAAGAATTCTTAGCTCTATTCTGCTAACTATAATAATACTTTTACCAAAATCAGTTCTTGCGGATGGCTTTAAATACATAAATTTAGATATAAATATAGATAAAAACGGCAAAGCTTCTGTTACAGAAGAGTGGCAAATAGACGAAAGAGACAATGATTATAGCGAAAGATACAAGAGAATCGAAAATCTTAAGAATATAAAAATCGAAAATTTCAAGGCAAGCCTTAACGGCGAAGAATTTAGCGAAAAAAATCCTTGGAATGTAGATGAAAACTTTGATCAAAAGACCTTTTACTATGGCAGAAACAATACTGATGATGCAGTTGAACTTTGCTGGGGGATTTCAGAGCGTGGCGAAAATAATACATATCAAATCTCCTATGACATAAATCCTCTAATCATAGGACTTAATGATAGCGATATGCTATTTTTCAAATTTGTAGGTTCAGACTTTGACCCCAAGCCAGAAAAGGTAGATCTAAAGATTAATTCTTACGAGCCTATAAGTAAAGATGTAAAGATGTGGGGATTTGGATTTGAGGGCGACATAAAGAATAATAATGGGTCTATCATAGCAAATTCTACTGGTGAAGTTAATAATGTAAATATTATGCTAAAATTCCCTAAAGGAACATTTAATACTACTTACACGGAAGATAAGTCCTTCACCGACTACGCCAACCAAGCTGTCGAAGGAAGTGACTGGGAAGATAATGAGGGTGTGGTTCAAAAAGATGAATTTGGACCAAAAGAATTTTTTCTTATCCTATTAGTGATTGGACTTCCTTTGGTAGTAATCATAGCAATAATTGCCTTGATAGCAAAAAAAAGTCCAACATATATAGCCAACTTAAATGAACTTCCAAAGAGAAAATCTCTCAAAGACTATAGATATGGTGAAATCCCTTATGACGGTAACTTGGAAGATTTGTATTTGATTGCCGTTAATGCCTTAGGCGGTTTAGTTGTCGACAATTTTATCAATGCCTTCTTCCTTAAATGGATAAATGACGGCGCTATTTCTTATTTTGAACGAGACAACGGTGGTATCTTAAAGAATACTATCAAAAAAGATAAAACTGGCGAAATAATCATAAAACACAGACCAGAAAATATGGGTCAAACAGAGCAAAAAGTATTTACTGTATTAGAAAATATAGGAAAAGAAAGCTCTGAAGGAAAGATTACAGAAAAATCTCTCAAGAAATATTTAAAAGAAAATAACAAAGACCTTGATAAATTATCAAAAGAATTGGCCGAAAATTCCAAAAAAGCCTTAGAAAAGGCTGGCTATATAGAAACTACCCGAGGAAAGAAACACGATAAAACAATTCTAACTGAAAAAGGTAAGGATTTGTACAAAAAATACATTGGCTTTAAAAATTACCTGACAAACTACGACGGCATAGATCCAAGAGATATAGATGATACAAAAATATTGGATACCTATATGATTTATGCAGGATTATTTGGAATCAGCAAAAAAGTTTATGATAACTTCAATAAAGTATATACAGGCTATAATTTCAACAATATCTACACCTATGCCTATTTGAACAATATCCACTCCTTTTCATCCTATGCTTCTGGCAACGGTGAGAGCTTTAGTGCTGCTGGAAGTGGTGGACCAACTTCCTTTGGCGGAGGAGCTGGAGGATTTGGTGGAGGGGGTGGCGGCGGCCGCTAA